A section of the candidate division TA06 bacterium genome encodes:
- the thiC gene encoding phosphomethylpyrimidine synthase ThiC — MNIHESIIKKIAEDEKVPWESIKEGLEQGTIVIPMNKNRRLLKPCAVGKGLRTKVNANIGTSQDTAELSIELEKLKAAVGAGADAIMDLSTGGDIDAVRREILNQCPVPLGTVPIYQAAIEAVQKKKSLVEMTVDEIFSVIERQAKDGVDFQTVHCGITSESVKRLKQEGRVASVVSRGGAFTIEWMSYNQAENPLYQYYDRLLDICKEHNVTLSLGDGFRPGCLADATDRAQIQELITLGELVDRARAAGVQAMVEGPGHVPIDQIETNVKIQKELCKGAPFYVLGPLVTDIAPGYDHITAAIGGAWAAYFGADFLCYVTPSEHLKLPDIDDVREGVIVLRIAAHAADIAKGVPGAREWDLKMSQARKALDWDKQIELSINPPHARQVYESAPKRESGACTMCGDYCSMKKMNEVEKK, encoded by the coding sequence TTGAACATCCACGAGAGCATCATCAAGAAGATCGCCGAGGACGAGAAGGTCCCCTGGGAAAGCATCAAAGAGGGTCTGGAGCAGGGCACCATAGTGATCCCCATGAACAAGAACCGCCGGCTGTTGAAGCCCTGCGCGGTGGGAAAGGGATTGCGGACCAAGGTCAACGCCAACATCGGGACCTCGCAGGACACGGCCGAGCTGTCCATTGAACTGGAGAAGCTGAAGGCCGCGGTGGGGGCCGGGGCCGACGCCATCATGGACCTTTCCACCGGCGGCGACATCGACGCGGTGCGCCGGGAGATCCTCAACCAGTGCCCGGTCCCGCTGGGGACAGTGCCCATCTACCAGGCGGCCATCGAGGCGGTACAGAAGAAGAAATCCCTGGTGGAGATGACCGTGGACGAGATATTCTCGGTGATCGAGCGCCAGGCCAAGGACGGTGTGGACTTTCAGACCGTGCACTGCGGCATCACATCGGAATCAGTCAAGCGCCTTAAGCAGGAGGGCCGGGTGGCCAGCGTGGTCAGCCGGGGCGGGGCCTTTACCATAGAATGGATGTCCTATAACCAGGCCGAGAACCCGCTTTACCAGTATTACGACCGTCTTTTAGATATCTGCAAGGAGCATAACGTCACCCTAAGCCTGGGCGACGGTTTTAGGCCTGGCTGTCTGGCCGACGCCACCGACCGGGCCCAGATACAGGAGCTCATTACCCTGGGTGAACTGGTGGACCGGGCCCGGGCCGCCGGGGTCCAGGCCATGGTGGAAGGGCCGGGCCACGTGCCGATAGACCAGATTGAGACCAATGTCAAAATACAAAAGGAACTGTGCAAGGGCGCGCCGTTCTATGTGCTGGGCCCGCTGGTCACCGACATCGCTCCGGGCTACGACCACATCACCGCGGCCATCGGCGGGGCCTGGGCGGCCTACTTCGGCGCGGACTTCCTTTGCTATGTGACCCCAAGCGAGCACCTGAAACTTCCGGACATAGACGACGTCCGCGAAGGGGTGATAGTCCTGCGCATAGCGGCCCACGCCGCCGACATCGCCAAGGGCGTGCCGGGGGCCAGGGAATGGGACCTGAAGATGTCCCAGGCCCGCAAGGCGCTGGACTGGGACAAGCAGATCGAGCTGTCCATCAACCCGCCCCACGCCCGGCAGGTCTACGAGTCAGCCCCCAAGCGGGAGAGCGGGGCCTGCACCATGTGCGGGGATTATTGTTCCATGAAGAAGATGAACGAGGTGGAGAAGAAGTGA
- a CDS encoding DUF4190 domain-containing protein → MISAILSLCFGVLGFILPIPLILPVFGVALGFNAIIKEKKRELQRKQVKVMSMIGIIIGSLAIIVYFLGMLLKNRNNFETVGIKIV, encoded by the coding sequence ATGATTTCAGCAATATTGTCATTATGTTTCGGTGTTTTGGGTTTTATCCTGCCTATACCGCTTATATTGCCGGTTTTCGGTGTAGCTCTAGGATTTAATGCTATCATCAAAGAAAAGAAAAGGGAGTTGCAACGTAAACAAGTAAAAGTAATGTCAATGATAGGTATTATCATAGGCTCGTTAGCAATCATTGTATATTTCTTAGGTATGTTGCTAAAAAATAGAAATAACTTTGAAACTGTTGGGATTAAAATTGTATAA
- a CDS encoding DEAD/DEAH box helicase, whose product MPKKKKEHITEQTEAREEAQPLAFIAVDLETTGLNRERDEIIEIGAVRFRDGLPGETFKALVNPQRDLSPFIKRLTGITQDEVDSAPVLSETLPKFLEFIGDSALVFHNSRFDLSFLRNGAEVNNTAWDTLTLSRCLLPQNKSHSKDNLCKYFRIETGHSHRAYDDALATGHLFVKLHQMLPGLELSLLEKMSHLALPGHRELIAKARAESREGPPVIAEPRAGYEEEPEPRNEKISNDLKQVWGRDGKLAGILNDNYEERPEQEKMAGAVMDALEDEHLLLAEAGTGTGKSLAYLIPAVIWSRKTSQRVIISTHTKNLQEQLFYKDIPLLRKAIGHFEAALLKGRSNYLCLRRWQEVSFHPELFLNPEEREEALILLPWSQKTKTGDIAEHGGFNPARAPGLWGKICSDVLNCQNNHCPLFNKCFLRMARRRAEESQIVVVNHSLLFSDLSSQSRILPEYQRLVIDEAHNIERVATDLLGYGFSRWDLSRLMQGLYSKRPSESGLLMLVSRWIQKSKADGALSQTLQHTALDLAGQTLETGKAGEKFLAFKFNLGDVKKLQEKKRYLSGDSFQQQILSEGQGLVDMLLDLSSRLDNFKESLGNFPSDEKQEKELFLEELGKRALECRTLANTLGRLLSADDRGYVFWAEPGGNYNGLRLVAGPLEVGTVLNEQLYPELKTAVFTSATLTVEGSFDFFKSRVGLMSMDQEMLVQLLLASPFDFKKQAALLVPQYLPSPKTPQFNQSFIDLLHLVLARHQTGGLVLFTSFDLLNRSYQSLLESGRANILAQGIDGHPSQLIEQSLSNRETVIFGTNSFWEGVDLPGQALELLVISKLPFSVPSDPLVEARCQVIEQNGNSSFHQYLLPEAVIRFRQGFGRLIRNKTDKGLVIVADSRIINTEYGKTFIRSLPALPVISCRSQEELVGNVLI is encoded by the coding sequence ATGCCGAAGAAGAAAAAAGAACATATTACCGAACAAACCGAGGCGAGGGAGGAAGCGCAGCCCCTCGCCTTTATAGCTGTTGACCTGGAGACCACCGGCCTGAACCGGGAGCGGGACGAGATCATCGAGATCGGGGCCGTCAGGTTCCGGGACGGCCTGCCGGGCGAGACCTTCAAGGCCCTGGTCAACCCCCAGCGCGACCTGTCGCCGTTCATCAAGCGCCTGACCGGGATCACCCAGGACGAGGTGGATAGCGCGCCGGTGCTGTCCGAGACCCTGCCCAAATTCCTGGAGTTCATCGGCGACTCGGCCCTGGTATTCCACAACAGCCGGTTCGACCTGTCGTTCCTGCGGAACGGGGCCGAGGTCAACAACACCGCCTGGGACACTTTGACCCTTTCCCGCTGTCTGTTGCCCCAGAATAAGAGCCACAGCAAGGACAACCTCTGCAAATATTTCCGGATAGAGACCGGGCATTCCCACCGAGCCTACGACGACGCTTTGGCCACCGGCCACCTCTTCGTCAAACTGCACCAGATGCTGCCGGGGCTGGAGCTTTCGCTGTTGGAAAAGATGTCGCACCTGGCCCTGCCGGGCCACCGGGAGTTGATAGCCAAGGCCCGGGCGGAGTCCCGGGAAGGCCCGCCGGTGATTGCCGAACCCAGGGCCGGATATGAGGAAGAGCCGGAGCCCAGGAACGAAAAGATCTCCAACGACCTCAAACAGGTGTGGGGCAGGGATGGGAAATTAGCAGGGATCCTTAATGACAATTACGAAGAGCGCCCGGAGCAGGAGAAGATGGCAGGCGCGGTGATGGACGCCCTGGAGGACGAGCACCTGCTGCTGGCCGAGGCCGGCACCGGCACCGGCAAAAGTCTGGCTTACCTGATCCCTGCGGTGATCTGGTCCCGCAAGACCAGCCAAAGAGTGATCATCTCCACCCACACCAAGAACCTTCAGGAACAGCTTTTTTACAAGGACATCCCGCTGCTGCGAAAGGCCATCGGGCACTTTGAGGCCGCCCTGCTCAAAGGCCGCAGCAACTATCTCTGCCTGCGGCGGTGGCAGGAGGTCAGCTTTCATCCCGAACTTTTCCTGAACCCCGAGGAGCGGGAGGAGGCCCTGATACTTCTGCCCTGGTCGCAAAAGACCAAGACCGGGGACATCGCCGAGCACGGAGGGTTCAACCCGGCCCGGGCCCCCGGCCTGTGGGGCAAGATCTGTTCCGACGTGCTGAACTGCCAGAACAACCACTGCCCGCTGTTCAACAAATGCTTCCTGCGGATGGCCAGGAGAAGGGCCGAGGAATCGCAGATAGTGGTGGTCAACCATTCACTGCTGTTCTCTGACCTGTCGTCCCAGAGCCGGATCCTGCCGGAATACCAGCGCCTGGTGATAGACGAAGCCCACAACATAGAACGGGTTGCCACCGACCTCTTGGGCTACGGCTTCAGCCGTTGGGACCTGAGCCGGCTGATGCAGGGTCTTTACTCCAAACGGCCTTCCGAAAGCGGCCTGCTGATGCTGGTCTCCCGCTGGATCCAGAAGTCCAAAGCCGACGGAGCCCTGTCCCAGACCCTGCAGCACACCGCGCTGGACCTGGCCGGGCAGACGCTGGAGACCGGTAAGGCCGGGGAAAAGTTCTTGGCCTTCAAGTTCAACCTGGGGGACGTCAAAAAACTGCAGGAGAAAAAGCGCTACCTGTCCGGCGATTCCTTCCAGCAGCAGATCCTGAGCGAAGGGCAGGGGCTGGTGGACATGCTGCTGGACCTGTCCTCCCGGCTGGATAATTTCAAGGAGTCCCTGGGGAACTTCCCCTCGGATGAAAAGCAGGAAAAGGAGCTGTTCCTGGAGGAGCTGGGCAAGCGGGCCCTGGAATGCCGGACCCTGGCCAACACCCTGGGCCGGCTGCTTTCGGCCGACGACCGGGGCTACGTCTTCTGGGCCGAGCCCGGCGGCAACTACAACGGCCTGCGCCTGGTGGCCGGGCCGCTGGAGGTGGGCACGGTGCTCAATGAACAATTGTACCCCGAGCTTAAGACCGCCGTCTTTACCTCGGCCACCCTGACGGTGGAGGGCAGCTTCGATTTCTTCAAAAGCCGGGTGGGGCTGATGTCCATGGACCAGGAGATGCTGGTGCAGCTGCTTTTGGCCTCGCCCTTCGATTTCAAAAAACAGGCGGCCCTGCTGGTGCCCCAGTATCTGCCCTCGCCCAAGACCCCGCAGTTCAACCAGAGCTTCATAGACCTTTTGCACCTGGTGCTGGCCCGCCACCAGACCGGGGGGCTGGTGCTGTTCACTTCCTTCGATCTATTGAACCGCAGTTATCAGAGCCTGCTGGAATCGGGCCGGGCCAACATCCTGGCCCAGGGCATTGACGGCCACCCCTCTCAGTTGATAGAACAGTCCTTGAGCAACCGGGAGACGGTGATCTTCGGAACCAACAGTTTTTGGGAGGGGGTGGACCTGCCGGGCCAGGCGTTGGAACTGCTGGTGATCTCCAAACTTCCGTTCTCGGTTCCCAGCGACCCATTGGTGGAGGCCCGCTGCCAGGTGATAGAGCAGAACGGCAACAGTTCGTTCCACCAGTACCTGCTGCCCGAGGCGGTGATCCGTTTCCGCCAGGGGTTCGGGCGGCTGATCCGCAACAAGACCGACAAGGGTTTGGTGATAGTGGCCGACAGCCGGATCATCAACACCGAGTACGGCAAGACCTTCATCCGGTCGCTGCCGGCGTTGCCGGTGATATCCTGCCGCAGCCAGGAGGAGCTGGTGGGGAATGTGCTGATCTGA
- a CDS encoding sodium-translocating pyrophosphatase, producing the protein MNLLGLAKHGLNNFEQISIVCVLITAVISLVYAWLLRQNVMAKDKGTAKMQEVWNAIRTGADGYLKQQLKTILPAIALLAVVLFLSVYVVPPSREAIKEFGTENARNVVAFGRTIAFIMGATFSLLVGQLGMRMAIQANVRSAAAAQRGFNEALSISYYAGTVTGMLTDGLGLLGGTVIFVVFGTAAPDALLGFGLGGTLLALFMRVGGGIYTKAADVGADLVGKVEKDIPEDDPRNAAVIADLVGDNVGDCAGMAADIFESYEVTIVSALILGLTLVALDPTHSLKWIVYPLIIRGIGVISSILGTFTVPIWEKFPIKFMRAHDAEEAMFMSYEVSSVNTVAFSFWVAIAYAGDWRLAMLTSIGVALAVVFNPLTSYFTSTRKAPVKEIVKSTKTGPATTILSGLSVGMESSVWALVVIAISFIFALVLYQGEPAIFVLYGVAMIGIGMLSHTGNNVAMDSFGPISDNANGIGEMAWHDMHDENTMKARQVMADLDAVGNTTKAITKGVAIASAVIAAVSLFASFITDVGLVQERLGLSEVMSGIDISKTKVFIGFLLGGALPWLFSSLSIRAVSRAAAQIVEEVRRQFRIPGIMEGTVKPDYAKVVGISTASAQKELIPLATISVVMPLLVGMILQVEALGGSLAGVILSGMMLAVFMSNAGGAWDNAKKSIEDEPRDLAANTGKGSERHKAGVVGDTVGDPLKDTAGPALNPMIKVVNIVSLIAAPIIVKYQQLGIWGWTVVALLSVAMIWGVVTSKKAMPDL; encoded by the coding sequence ATGAACCTTCTAGGACTGGCCAAACACGGGCTCAATAACTTTGAGCAGATCTCGATAGTCTGCGTCTTGATCACGGCCGTGATCAGTCTGGTTTATGCCTGGCTGTTAAGACAGAATGTAATGGCCAAGGACAAGGGCACCGCCAAGATGCAGGAGGTCTGGAATGCCATCCGGACCGGCGCCGACGGCTATCTGAAACAGCAGCTTAAGACCATCCTGCCGGCCATAGCCCTGCTGGCGGTGGTGCTGTTCCTCAGCGTTTATGTGGTCCCGCCCAGCCGCGAGGCCATAAAAGAGTTCGGAACCGAAAACGCCCGGAACGTAGTGGCCTTCGGACGGACCATCGCCTTCATCATGGGCGCCACATTCTCCCTGCTGGTGGGCCAGCTGGGGATGCGGATGGCCATCCAGGCCAACGTCCGCTCGGCGGCCGCGGCCCAGAGGGGCTTCAATGAAGCGCTGTCCATCTCCTACTACGCCGGCACCGTCACCGGAATGCTGACCGACGGGCTGGGCCTTTTAGGCGGCACCGTGATCTTCGTGGTCTTCGGCACCGCCGCTCCGGACGCCCTGCTGGGCTTCGGCCTGGGCGGCACCCTGCTGGCCCTGTTCATGAGGGTGGGCGGCGGGATCTACACCAAGGCCGCCGACGTGGGGGCCGATCTGGTGGGCAAGGTGGAAAAGGACATTCCCGAGGACGATCCCCGCAACGCCGCGGTGATAGCCGACCTGGTGGGCGACAACGTGGGCGACTGCGCTGGCATGGCGGCAGACATCTTCGAGAGCTACGAGGTGACCATAGTCTCGGCCCTGATCCTGGGGCTGACCCTGGTGGCCCTGGATCCCACCCACAGCCTTAAGTGGATCGTCTATCCCCTGATCATCCGGGGCATCGGCGTCATCAGCTCCATCCTGGGGACCTTCACCGTTCCCATCTGGGAAAAATTCCCCATCAAGTTCATGCGGGCCCACGATGCCGAGGAGGCCATGTTCATGTCCTACGAGGTCTCCAGCGTCAATACCGTGGCCTTCTCCTTCTGGGTGGCCATCGCCTACGCCGGAGACTGGCGCCTGGCCATGCTGACCAGCATCGGGGTGGCCCTGGCCGTGGTATTCAATCCGCTGACCTCGTATTTTACCTCCACCCGCAAGGCCCCGGTAAAGGAGATCGTGAAATCCACCAAGACCGGTCCGGCCACCACCATTCTCTCCGGGCTTTCGGTGGGCATGGAATCCAGCGTCTGGGCGCTGGTGGTCATCGCCATCAGCTTCATCTTTGCCCTGGTGCTTTACCAGGGCGAGCCGGCCATCTTCGTGCTTTACGGCGTGGCCATGATCGGCATCGGGATGCTGTCCCATACCGGCAATAACGTGGCCATGGATTCCTTCGGGCCCATCTCCGACAACGCCAACGGCATTGGGGAGATGGCCTGGCACGACATGCACGACGAGAACACCATGAAGGCCCGCCAGGTGATGGCCGACCTGGATGCGGTGGGCAACACCACCAAGGCCATCACCAAGGGAGTGGCCATCGCCTCGGCGGTGATCGCGGCCGTCAGCCTGTTCGCCTCGTTCATCACCGACGTGGGGCTGGTCCAGGAACGGCTGGGCCTGTCCGAGGTCATGTCCGGCATCGACATCTCCAAGACCAAGGTCTTCATCGGATTCCTGCTGGGAGGGGCCCTGCCCTGGCTGTTCAGCTCGCTGTCCATCAGGGCGGTCAGCCGGGCGGCCGCCCAGATCGTGGAAGAGGTGCGCCGCCAGTTCCGGATCCCTGGCATCATGGAGGGCACGGTCAAGCCCGATTACGCCAAGGTAGTGGGGATCTCCACCGCTTCGGCCCAGAAGGAACTGATCCCGCTGGCCACCATCTCGGTGGTGATGCCGCTTTTGGTGGGAATGATCCTGCAGGTGGAAGCCCTGGGCGGGTCTCTGGCCGGGGTCATCCTTTCCGGCATGATGCTGGCGGTGTTCATGTCCAACGCCGGCGGGGCCTGGGACAATGCCAAGAAATCCATCGAGGACGAGCCGCGGGACCTGGCGGCCAACACCGGCAAGGGCTCGGAGCGCCACAAGGCCGGGGTGGTGGGCGACACCGTGGGCGACCCGCTTAAGGATACGGCCGGTCCGGCTCTTAATCCGATGATCAAGGTGGTCAACATCGTCAGTCTGATCGCGGCTCCCATCATCGTCAAGTACCAGCAGCTGGGTATCTGGGGCTGGACAGTGGTGGCCCTGCTCTCAGTGGCAATGATCTGGGGAGTGGTCACCAGCAAGAAGGCGATGCCCGACCTCTGA
- the argF gene encoding ornithine carbamoyltransferase: MKKDLISVADFSKQEMDQLFDLAAKIKKQTRNGRSPKLLADKTLAMIFEKPSLRTRVTFETGMTQLGGHGIYLDMQLGKRESTPDIARNLCRWVDLIMARTFAHKSVTDLAENSTVPVINGLSDLEHPCQAYADFLTILEHKKKFKGLKLAYIGDGNNVCNSLLLAAGALGMNMAVGCPQGYDPDKAILGRAQEMAAKNKCTLEIVRDPREAVKNADAIYTDVWASMGQESEKELRARIFAPYQVNKSLVDAAKRDVIVLHCLPAHRGDEITDDVLDGPHSVVLDQAENRLHAQKAIMVTLYKYWAKNRKSKKK; the protein is encoded by the coding sequence ATGAAAAAGGACCTGATCTCAGTAGCCGATTTCAGCAAACAGGAGATGGACCAGTTGTTTGACCTGGCGGCCAAGATAAAAAAACAGACCCGAAACGGGCGGTCCCCCAAGCTTTTGGCCGATAAAACCCTGGCCATGATATTCGAAAAACCCAGCCTGCGCACCCGGGTCACCTTTGAGACCGGAATGACCCAGCTGGGCGGCCACGGCATCTACCTTGACATGCAGCTGGGCAAGCGCGAGTCCACTCCGGACATCGCCCGCAACCTCTGCCGCTGGGTGGACCTGATCATGGCCCGGACCTTTGCCCACAAGAGCGTCACCGACCTGGCCGAGAACTCCACCGTGCCGGTGATCAACGGGCTGTCCGACCTGGAGCACCCTTGCCAGGCCTACGCCGACTTTCTGACCATTCTGGAGCATAAAAAGAAATTCAAGGGCCTTAAACTGGCCTACATCGGCGACGGCAACAATGTCTGCAATTCCCTGCTGCTGGCGGCCGGCGCGCTGGGCATGAACATGGCGGTGGGCTGTCCCCAGGGCTACGATCCAGACAAAGCCATCCTGGGCCGGGCCCAGGAGATGGCCGCCAAGAACAAATGCACTTTGGAGATCGTGCGCGATCCCCGGGAGGCGGTCAAGAATGCTGACGCCATCTACACCGACGTCTGGGCCTCGATGGGCCAGGAATCGGAAAAGGAGCTACGGGCCAGGATCTTCGCCCCCTACCAGGTCAACAAGTCACTGGTGGACGCAGCCAAGCGCGACGTGATCGTCCTGCACTGCCTGCCGGCCCACCGCGGGGACGAGATCACCGACGACGTGCTGGACGGCCCGCACTCGGTGGTGCTGGACCAGGCCGAAAACCGGCTCCACGCCCAGAAGGCCATCATGGTCACACTGTACAAATACTGGGCCAAGAACCGCAAATCCAAAAAGAAATAA
- a CDS encoding diaminopimelate epimerase — MNFYKMSGTGNDFVVLDNRKNIVGDDLPQLVPKLCHRRNGVGADGVLLLEASNKVNFRMRYLNADGGEVSFCGNGGRCLAWFAHSIGAAGETMTFEAGDGLHKAEVAGRRVKLSMKDPSDIRLNFMLDLGPKGYAASFADTGVPHVVIPVMDLQNFPVAETGKKIRYHQMFEPAGTNANFIELTDRHRLNIRTYERGVEDETLACGTGSTAAAVISGLQGRAESPVECLTYGGEILTVHFEKEDDRITEVFLEGAVSLVFKGEWLETTG, encoded by the coding sequence ATGAATTTCTATAAAATGTCCGGGACCGGCAACGATTTCGTAGTGCTGGATAACCGGAAGAACATCGTCGGGGACGATCTCCCGCAGCTGGTACCGAAGCTCTGCCACCGCCGCAACGGGGTGGGGGCGGACGGGGTACTGCTGCTGGAAGCTTCGAACAAGGTCAATTTCCGGATGCGCTACCTTAACGCAGACGGTGGCGAGGTCAGTTTCTGCGGCAACGGTGGCAGGTGCCTGGCCTGGTTCGCCCATTCCATCGGGGCGGCAGGGGAGACAATGACCTTCGAGGCCGGGGACGGCCTGCATAAGGCCGAGGTTGCCGGCCGCCGGGTCAAGCTTTCGATGAAGGACCCGTCCGATATCCGGCTTAATTTCATGCTGGACCTGGGACCCAAGGGCTATGCGGCCTCGTTCGCTGATACCGGGGTGCCCCATGTGGTCATTCCGGTGATGGATCTGCAGAATTTTCCGGTGGCTGAGACGGGGAAAAAGATCAGATACCATCAGATGTTCGAACCAGCCGGCACAAATGCCAATTTCATCGAGCTTACAGACAGGCACCGCCTGAATATCCGGACCTACGAGCGCGGGGTGGAGGACGAGACCCTGGCCTGCGGCACCGGATCCACCGCGGCCGCCGTGATCTCCGGCCTGCAGGGCCGGGCCGAATCCCCGGTGGAGTGCCTGACCTACGGGGGCGAGATACTTACCGTGCATTTCGAAAAAGAGGATGACCGGATCACCGAAGTGTTCCTGGAAGGGGCGGTCAGTCTGGTGTTCAAGGGGGAATGGCTGGAAACCACAGGATAA
- the guaB gene encoding IMP dehydrogenase: MPKWYKSEGLTYDDVLLVPQHSQVLPNGTDLSTRFSRHIKLNIPLASSAMDTVTEHQMAIALARHGGLGVIHKNLPIHEQAQEVERVKRSESGMISKPIALTPEHRLMDAVRLMKEYSISGIPISDKDGKLVGIITNRDIIFESDLNQRIAQTMTSEKLITAPLGTSIDEASQMLRKHKLEKLPIVDKKGVLRGLFTLKDVMKRNNFPNACKDGQGRLRTAAAIGTTGDFLDRAEGLVSAGADALVIDTAHGHSQGVLNAVKKVRDKFKSTDIVAGNVATPEAARALIKLGVDAIKVGIGPGSICTTRIVAGVGVPQLTAVMDCAAVAKKAKVPVIADGGIKYSGDVVKALAAGADCVMIGNLFAGVEESPGETILLSGRSYKVYRGMGSLGAMRKGSADRYFQEGGGTEGKKFVPEGIEGRVPYKGSLADAVYQLMGGLRSGMGYCGAANLKELQLKATFVKITNAGLRESHVHDVVITKEAPNYEVDRG; this comes from the coding sequence ATGCCCAAATGGTATAAAAGCGAGGGGTTGACCTACGACGACGTTCTGCTGGTTCCCCAGCATTCACAGGTTCTGCCCAACGGCACCGACCTGTCCACCAGGTTCTCCCGGCACATCAAGCTGAACATCCCGCTGGCCTCATCGGCCATGGACACCGTGACCGAGCACCAGATGGCCATTGCCCTGGCCCGCCACGGCGGCCTGGGGGTGATCCACAAGAACCTGCCCATCCACGAGCAGGCCCAGGAAGTGGAACGGGTCAAGCGTTCCGAGAGCGGGATGATCTCCAAGCCTATCGCCTTGACCCCGGAGCATCGGCTGATGGACGCGGTGCGGCTGATGAAGGAATACTCCATCTCGGGCATACCCATCTCCGACAAGGACGGGAAGCTGGTGGGCATCATCACCAACCGGGACATAATCTTCGAAAGCGACCTCAACCAAAGGATCGCCCAGACCATGACCTCCGAAAAGCTGATCACCGCGCCGCTAGGCACATCCATCGACGAGGCCAGCCAGATGCTGCGCAAGCACAAGCTGGAGAAACTGCCGATCGTGGACAAGAAGGGGGTGCTGCGGGGCCTGTTCACCTTAAAGGACGTGATGAAGCGCAACAATTTTCCCAACGCCTGCAAGGACGGCCAGGGGCGCTTGAGGACGGCGGCGGCCATCGGCACCACCGGAGATTTTCTAGACCGGGCCGAGGGCCTGGTCTCGGCCGGGGCCGACGCCCTGGTGATAGACACCGCCCACGGCCATTCCCAGGGGGTGCTGAATGCGGTCAAGAAGGTCAGAGATAAATTCAAGAGCACCGACATAGTGGCCGGCAACGTGGCCACCCCCGAGGCCGCCCGGGCCCTGATCAAGCTAGGGGTGGACGCCATCAAGGTCGGCATCGGGCCGGGCTCCATCTGTACCACCAGGATCGTGGCCGGAGTGGGCGTGCCCCAGCTTACGGCGGTGATGGACTGCGCGGCGGTGGCCAAAAAGGCCAAGGTTCCGGTGATAGCCGACGGTGGTATCAAATATTCCGGGGACGTGGTCAAGGCGCTGGCGGCCGGGGCCGACTGCGTGATGATCGGCAACCTGTTCGCCGGGGTGGAGGAAAGTCCGGGCGAGACCATCCTTCTATCCGGCCGCAGTTACAAGGTCTACCGGGGCATGGGCTCTTTGGGAGCCATGCGCAAAGGCAGCGCCGACCGCTATTTCCAGGAGGGCGGGGGAACCGAAGGCAAGAAATTCGTGCCCGAGGGAATAGAGGGCCGGGTGCCCTACAAGGGTTCTTTGGCCGACGCGGTCTATCAGCTGATGGGCGGCCTGCGCAGCGGCATGGGGTACTGCGGGGCGGCCAATCTCAAGGAGCTCCAGCTCAAGGCCACTTTCGTCAAGATCACCAATGCGGGGTTGAGAGAAAGCCATGTACACGATGTGGTGATCACCAAGGAAGCGCCGAATTACGAGGTGGACCGGGGGTAA
- a CDS encoding pentapeptide repeat-containing protein, with protein sequence MIVHERKTFKNLTSKESRDGEFENCSFINCDFSNGVFITCKFTDCVLTNCNLALAKIGNCQLNDVTFKDCKLLGLNFCDCSDFLFTVKFEKCILDYSSFARKKMAKTNFMNSSLRNVDFTGSDLIKAVFANDDLTNAVFNKTTLKEADFSTARNYSIDPEKNNVKKARFSLYGVTGLLNKYDIRVE encoded by the coding sequence ATGATCGTTCATGAAAGAAAAACCTTTAAAAACCTTACCTCCAAAGAGTCCAGGGACGGAGAATTCGAGAACTGTTCTTTTATAAATTGCGACTTTTCCAACGGTGTGTTTATCACCTGCAAGTTCACCGATTGCGTACTGACCAACTGTAACCTGGCCCTGGCCAAGATCGGCAACTGTCAATTGAACGATGTCACTTTCAAAGACTGCAAATTGCTGGGCCTTAATTTCTGTGATTGCTCCGATTTTCTTTTTACGGTAAAATTTGAAAAATGCATCCTTGATTATTCCTCGTTTGCCCGGAAGAAAATGGCCAAGACCAATTTTATGAACTCTTCCCTGCGTAACGTGGATTTTACCGGCAGCGACCTAATCAAGGCCGTATTTGCCAATGATGACCTGACCAATGCCGTGTTCAATAAAACGACGCTAAAAGAAGCCGACTTTTCGACAGCCAGGAATTACTCCATCGATCCGGAAAAGAACAATGTCAAAAAGGCCAGATTTTCGCTTTACGGGGTGACCGGTCTGCTGAATAAGTATGACATCAGGGTTGAATAA
- a CDS encoding DUF3795 domain-containing protein, with the protein MQKHKLLSYCGLYCGGCKNYEENSGEYKCHGCRNEKELVSDCPTKACAAGKKHLHCGECGDFPCSTLEKFYTDGLKHHAMAFVNIQRIRIHGAEEWLREQVNEHTCQCGKKLLWEAEQCCMTTSDPN; encoded by the coding sequence ATGCAAAAACACAAGCTGCTCAGTTACTGCGGGCTCTATTGCGGGGGCTGCAAAAACTACGAAGAAAATTCGGGTGAATATAAATGTCATGGCTGCCGGAACGAAAAAGAACTGGTCTCCGACTGCCCGACCAAAGCCTGTGCTGCCGGCAAAAAACATTTGCATTGCGGCGAGTGCGGCGATTTCCCCTGCTCTACGTTGGAGAAATTTTACACGGACGGGCTTAAACACCACGCGATGGCATTTGTCAACATTCAGCGCATCAGAATTCACGGAGCCGAAGAATGGCTGAGAGAACAGGTAAATGAACATACCTGCCAGTGCGGTAAAAAGCTGCTATGGGAAGCAGAGCAATGTTGCATGACCACAAGTGACCCAAATTAG